From the genome of Solanum pennellii chromosome 6, SPENNV200:
atcaagaaaaaaattggcCCATGCAGGTCTCGAACCTGCGACCTTCGCGTTATTAGCACGACGCTCTAACCAACTGAGCTAATGGGCCTTGTTGGTGTAACATAggtaagaatatatatatattaagagaACTATCAATTATCACTCTTTTATTGTAGTTTTCCATTATAAAAAAGTAGAGAATTATTAGGAGAAGATTCTTAGGACCCGAGTGAagattaaattgattaattatatttcaattgaaacagaattattaaaagaaaataattataaaaatattaacaattttGCATCTCAAAGAGCTAGAAGAATGAAGTTTGtaagaaaatatattgatttatttttcaaactttaaagccTTCGTTCAATTAGCATCTTGAAAAATTACTTGTGTTAATGTTATAATGAGAAGAAACAAAATGAGTGAACAAGGGGTTAAGTAGTAGATAAGCTTAGCTTGAACAGTTTCTTATAAATTTAACTTGACTACACATGTTTATCATTGCGCATATGCAAGTAAATAACCACATTGACACTTTGAGCCTATTAATTGCTCAATATTTATTGTCTTTCAATTGTTCAATTCTATTAATACTTAGGGAGTTAAATCCCCTTTGCAAAGAAGAGTAAAccacactatatatatatagtatatacaaGTTGGAAGTATATGAGATGAGAGTATGTCAATCAGTATTGCAGCCAATAGAAGAAGCCACCTTACTAAGCAATCCAACTAACAAGAGTGGAGCAGAGAAGAATGGGCTATGATCACTTTCCAATGTGTACACATTCTTTGGAGGCCATTTCTTAATCATTGCATCTTGCTGTTCTGGCTTCACCACTCGATCATACGCTGTTCTTATGTACATTCTAGGCACTTCCTCTGCACCTTCCCCTTCTTTAAATCGAGCACTAGCTAAAGCTTGAATTGGTCCAGGACGCAATAACATTGCTGCTAATGTTGAATCCTGTAACAATAATTTCATTAGAATTAGTTGAGAAACCGTTGAATTATCCTAACTAATGTATTTATACCTCGATTGGACTCATTTGGTAAATGATTTTGCGTTGTAAACTTGTCTTGATGACTGCACTCGTTGGAGGTTGCTCTACTCCTAATCCAAAACTCatctcatatacatcaatagctTCACCAAAATCAGATAAATCTGGAATCCCCTGTTTTAACAAAGATAATAAACGCCTTAATCAATTCACATATCAATGGGGAAAACATAGCCTTTatagtttataattacaaaaaaaagttaaacatGTTCAAACTGAAAAATATTACTACTTATATATCTGGCgtttatttctattattaattatagatatatatatcattatccTTTCAATCAAAACCGCTGATAAAATTTCACCCAAagtatttattttcctttcctaattttaaaaataaatatatatatacttctttgtgaaatttattttttattttaaaaaaatcttttgttttaaaaaaacaaataaattacgCACTTAATGCGTTGATATTTGTGTAGGATTTTCATTGTATAGTGcgttttttcttaaaatacaaGAGAAAAAATAGTCATAATATAGAAATGTTCActataattaatcaaaaaaatatatacttcaaACTCAAAAGGCTTATAATAATAGTGTGAAATAGGAGTAGTTTCCGTGGTCAAAGGGCCCCTAAAGCTAGGAAacaaatactataaattatatttacaggggtcaaattagaaaaaaagtcTAGCACCGATCAGGTGTAGCATAGTAATCAACTAAGCTAATTGAAAATCACGAGATATCAGATtttaaatttcaacaaaaataaatacttgaataatttatttttctttttcatatgtCTAACCTTGAACCTAACACGGTTATTAAAAAACTGATAAATGAAGAATAGTCCAGGTAGTAGGACAGGATGATGTAATAAGGCCATAGAAGCAGCCCAAATAAGAGCTCTTACAGGCAGGGAAAGGGCAGGGCCAAG
Proteins encoded in this window:
- the LOC107021312 gene encoding methylesterase 17, with the protein product MGEEYFVEKEKMEENLEEVSKIHFVLIHGISGGGWCWYKIKSLMEISGYKVTCLDLKGAGIHPHDPTTIISFDDYNQPLINFLSSLPLNEQVILVGHSAGGLSVTDATHKFPKKVRMAVYIGATMLRNGFVTEQDVKDGIPDLSDFGEAIDVYEMSFGLGVEQPPTSAVIKTSLQRKIIYQMSPIEDSTLAAMLLRPGPIQALASARFKEGEGAEEVPRMYIRTAYDRVVKPEQQDAMIKKWPPKNVYTLESDHSPFFSAPLLLVGLLSKVASSIGCNTD